One genomic segment of Thalassospiraceae bacterium LMO-SO8 includes these proteins:
- a CDS encoding adenosylmethionine--8-amino-7-oxononanoate transaminase encodes MTSDGTAPGWLQAGYGSIWMPYTQMQTAPLPQAAVATQGSRIRLADGRELIDGVASWWAACHGYNHPHIVDAIRSQASQMPHVMLAGLANEPAFTLAARLPGLLDLPGYRAFFSESGSVAVEVALKIAAQYWHNRGETGRKKFLSFRGGYHGDTFATMALCDPVDGFHAAFKGVVPGQLIADLPRDDASEAALDALLTAEAGTIAAVVVEPVVQGAGGMKFHAPEVLTRLRRLCDAHGVLLVFDEIFSGLGRLGAMLAGQLAGVTPDILTLSKTLTGGTMPLSATLASDTVFQAFQSDKLEHCLMHGPTFTGNALACAAANASLDLFEAEGRLAQVQALEKLLVPALAPCRDIPGVKDVRGQGAIGVVELDVGGFEELTWLRGRFVEEGVFIRPFSDIVYLTPAYNIPADDLARLCDVIVSVVAEWSARFKKT; translated from the coding sequence ATGACCTCTGACGGTACCGCCCCCGGCTGGCTTCAGGCGGGTTACGGCAGTATCTGGATGCCTTACACCCAGATGCAGACGGCCCCCCTGCCCCAGGCCGCCGTGGCGACACAGGGATCGCGCATCCGTCTGGCGGACGGGCGGGAGCTGATCGACGGCGTCGCCAGCTGGTGGGCGGCCTGTCACGGCTACAACCACCCCCATATCGTCGATGCCATCCGCAGTCAGGCATCGCAAATGCCGCACGTCATGTTGGCGGGGCTGGCCAACGAGCCCGCGTTCACCCTGGCGGCGCGCCTGCCGGGCCTTCTGGACCTGCCCGGCTACCGCGCGTTCTTTTCAGAATCGGGATCCGTCGCGGTCGAGGTCGCGCTGAAGATCGCGGCCCAGTACTGGCACAACAGGGGCGAAACGGGGCGCAAGAAATTCCTCAGTTTCCGCGGCGGCTATCACGGCGACACCTTCGCGACCATGGCGCTGTGCGATCCCGTGGACGGCTTCCACGCCGCCTTTAAGGGCGTGGTGCCGGGCCAGTTGATCGCCGACCTGCCCCGCGACGACGCGTCGGAGGCGGCGCTGGACGCCCTTCTGACCGCCGAGGCAGGCACCATCGCCGCCGTCGTCGTCGAGCCCGTCGTGCAGGGGGCCGGCGGCATGAAGTTCCATGCGCCGGAAGTACTCACCCGCCTGCGCCGCCTGTGCGACGCCCATGGCGTGCTGCTGGTGTTCGACGAGATATTTTCCGGCCTGGGCCGCCTGGGTGCCATGCTGGCAGGGCAACTGGCCGGGGTGACACCGGACATCCTCACCCTGTCCAAGACCCTGACCGGCGGCACGATGCCGTTGTCGGCCACCCTGGCGTCGGACACGGTGTTCCAGGCCTTCCAGTCGGACAAGCTGGAACACTGCCTGATGCACGGGCCGACCTTCACCGGCAACGCGCTGGCTTGCGCCGCCGCCAACGCGTCCCTGGATCTGTTCGAGGCGGAAGGCCGATTGGCCCAGGTCCAGGCCCTGGAAAAGCTTCTGGTGCCCGCCCTGGCCCCCTGCCGCGACATTCCCGGGGTCAAGGACGTGCGCGGCCAAGGCGCCATCGGCGTGGTCGAACTGGACGTCGGCGGGTTCGAGGAACTGACCTGGCTGCGCGGCCGCTTCGTTGAGGAAGGCGTGTTCATTCGCCCGTTTTCCGACATCGTCTACCTGACCCCGGCCTACAACATTCCGGCGGATGACCTGGCCCGGCTCTGTGATGTTATAGTGTCCGTGGTTGCCGAATGGTCGGCCCGGTTCAAGAAGACCTAG
- a CDS encoding (Fe-S)-binding protein, producing MDGQETFIDRLDDQVRAIADACTACGACVRACPTPGILGLAAGDGKAVADGVRDILRGGQGDVVSAAWAGACCGTGNCLSVCEEGINPRVMLAMARRRMAETASESERKDAGKAAFKAMSRGVRVLSRLQLPPDLMNRLSPASHPERDTPPDIVFYTGCNMLKTPHIGLLCLDVLDRLDVSYEVFGGPANCCGILQFRPGDTANSGRQIGSTMDRFARTGAAQVVSWCPTCQMQMSEVMTAVPAQPKPFDNLMLPVFLASRLDTLRPLMTTPVNKRVALHEYPGSPGVVDAVKALLTAIPGLELVDLDHPGVGYQMSSLDALPDLQKRHIAGTFRQAEAKGVQVLAGVFHADHRELVSHQNEWPFEIVNYMELIGESLGLRHPDLFKRMKLMQDADDILADAKDMIALHDLDADEVRAVILADILGEQRLPPDRALHPAV from the coding sequence ATGGACGGCCAGGAAACCTTCATCGACAGATTGGACGATCAGGTGCGCGCCATCGCCGATGCCTGCACGGCCTGCGGCGCCTGCGTGCGAGCCTGCCCGACGCCGGGTATCCTGGGTTTGGCCGCCGGCGACGGCAAGGCCGTCGCGGACGGGGTTCGGGACATTCTGCGGGGCGGCCAGGGTGATGTGGTTTCGGCGGCCTGGGCCGGTGCCTGCTGCGGCACGGGCAATTGTCTCAGCGTCTGTGAGGAAGGAATCAACCCGCGCGTCATGTTGGCCATGGCGCGCCGCCGAATGGCCGAGACGGCGTCCGAGAGCGAACGCAAGGATGCGGGCAAGGCCGCCTTCAAGGCGATGAGCCGGGGCGTGCGCGTGCTGTCGCGCCTGCAACTGCCGCCGGACCTCATGAACCGGCTGAGCCCGGCATCCCATCCTGAACGGGACACGCCGCCCGACATCGTGTTCTATACCGGCTGCAACATGCTGAAGACGCCGCATATCGGGTTGTTGTGCCTGGACGTTCTGGACCGCCTGGACGTGTCCTACGAAGTGTTCGGCGGGCCCGCCAACTGCTGCGGCATTCTACAGTTCCGCCCCGGCGACACGGCCAACTCGGGCCGCCAGATCGGCAGCACCATGGACCGCTTCGCCCGCACGGGGGCGGCCCAGGTGGTGTCCTGGTGTCCGACCTGCCAGATGCAGATGTCGGAGGTCATGACCGCCGTCCCGGCCCAGCCCAAGCCCTTCGACAATCTCATGCTGCCCGTGTTTCTGGCGTCCCGTCTGGACACGTTGCGTCCGCTGATGACGACGCCGGTGAACAAGCGCGTGGCGCTTCATGAATATCCGGGGTCGCCCGGCGTGGTCGACGCGGTGAAGGCGCTGCTGACTGCGATCCCGGGGCTGGAGCTTGTCGATCTGGATCATCCCGGCGTCGGTTATCAGATGTCGTCTCTCGACGCCTTGCCGGACCTGCAGAAACGCCATATCGCCGGCACCTTCCGCCAGGCGGAGGCCAAGGGCGTCCAGGTCCTGGCCGGGGTGTTCCACGCCGACCACCGGGAGTTGGTCAGTCATCAGAACGAATGGCCGTTCGAGATCGTCAATTATATGGAACTGATCGGCGAAAGCCTGGGCCTGCGCCATCCCGACCTGTTCAAGCGCATGAAGCTGATGCAGGACGCCGACGACATCCTGGCCGATGCAAAAGACATGATCGCGCTCCACGACCTGGACGCGGACGAGGTCCGGGCGGTGATCCTCGCCGACATCCTGGGCGAACAGCGGCTGCCGCCGGATCGGGCCCTGCACCCGGCGGTGTGA
- the rpmB gene encoding 50S ribosomal protein L28, translated as MSRVCDLTGKGVITGNNVSHAHNKTRRRFLPNLQETSLWSDSLGRMVRLKVSVSAIRTVEHKGGLDAFLLDASDADLAPAMVKIKKLVKKAQVKAA; from the coding sequence ATGTCCAGAGTTTGCGATCTGACGGGCAAAGGTGTCATCACCGGGAACAACGTGTCCCACGCCCACAACAAGACCCGCCGCCGGTTTTTGCCGAACCTGCAGGAAACCAGCCTGTGGAGCGATTCGCTCGGCCGCATGGTGCGTCTGAAGGTGTCGGTCAGCGCGATCCGCACCGTTGAACACAAGGGCGGTCTGGACGCCTTCCTGCTGGACGCTTCCGATGCTGACCTGGCACCCGCCATGGTCAAAATCAAGAAGCTCGTAAAGAAAGCGCAGGTCAAAGCGGCGTAG
- the bioB gene encoding biotin synthase BioB, with product MNEMNAPLNDDPAVRFDWTAEQALALFALPFADLIHRAQTLHRRYFDPNTVQMASLLSVKTGGCPEDCAYCPQAAQYDTGVDAAKLMDVDTVLAEAKRAKDAGATRYCMGAAWRSPKDKDLDAVCKMIEGVRGMGMEACATLGMLSPEQARRLSDSGLDFYNHNLDTSESFYSEIISTRTYADRLNTLQAVRDAGIKVCCGGILGMGEAARDRADMLVTLANLRPHPESVPINMLVQVEGTPLEGREALDPLDFVRTIAVAKIMMPSSTVRLSAGREEMSDELQALCFLAGAGSIFVGPKLLTTANPEQDRDAALFRRLGIHGEDIGPVSTDTL from the coding sequence ATGAACGAAATGAACGCCCCCCTCAACGACGATCCGGCCGTCCGCTTCGATTGGACGGCGGAACAGGCCCTGGCCCTGTTCGCCCTGCCCTTCGCCGACCTGATTCACCGGGCGCAGACCCTGCACCGCCGCTATTTCGACCCCAACACCGTGCAGATGGCGTCGCTGTTGTCGGTCAAGACCGGCGGCTGCCCGGAAGATTGCGCCTATTGCCCGCAGGCGGCCCAGTACGACACGGGCGTCGACGCCGCCAAGCTGATGGATGTGGACACGGTTCTGGCCGAGGCAAAACGGGCCAAGGACGCGGGCGCCACGCGCTATTGCATGGGGGCGGCCTGGAGAAGTCCGAAGGACAAGGACCTGGACGCCGTCTGCAAGATGATCGAAGGCGTGCGCGGTATGGGCATGGAAGCCTGTGCCACGCTCGGCATGCTGTCACCGGAACAGGCCCGGCGGCTGTCCGATTCCGGCCTCGATTTCTACAATCACAACCTGGACACCTCGGAAAGCTTCTATTCCGAGATCATTTCCACCCGTACCTACGCCGACCGCCTGAACACGCTTCAGGCCGTGCGCGACGCGGGGATCAAGGTGTGCTGCGGCGGCATTCTCGGCATGGGTGAGGCGGCCCGGGACCGGGCCGACATGCTGGTGACCCTCGCCAATCTGCGGCCCCACCCGGAAAGCGTGCCCATCAACATGCTGGTCCAGGTCGAGGGCACGCCGCTGGAGGGCCGCGAGGCGCTGGATCCGCTGGATTTCGTGCGCACCATCGCCGTTGCCAAGATCATGATGCCGTCCTCCACCGTGCGCCTGTCCGCCGGGCGGGAAGAAATGTCGGACGAATTGCAGGCGCTGTGCTTCCTGGCCGGCGCCGGGTCCATCTTCGTCGGGCCCAAGCTGCTGACCACGGCCAATCCGGAACAGGACCGGGACGCGGCTCTGTTCCGACGCCTCGGCATTCACGGCGAGGACATCGGTCCGGTTTCGACCGACACCCTATGA
- a CDS encoding GNAT family N-acetyltransferase: MTDMSVTQILFRDAEQADAREIAALYRLAAGGVADVIWDALKEPGEDVIDAGARRYAREDADFSYQNCAIAESRGRPVGLLHAYPMHADPEIDPASVDPVLRPYAELEEDDSYYIAGIALKADYRRRGMGTKMLRLAELRAMTRGLAKMSLIAFEENTDSVRLYERLGYRVKDSRDIVPHPLIQHDGRALLMVKNLG, from the coding sequence ATGACCGACATGTCCGTGACCCAGATTTTATTCCGTGATGCCGAACAGGCCGACGCGCGCGAGATCGCCGCACTCTACCGCCTGGCCGCCGGCGGGGTCGCAGACGTCATCTGGGACGCCTTGAAAGAACCGGGCGAGGACGTTATCGACGCGGGGGCCCGGCGCTATGCCCGGGAAGACGCGGATTTTTCCTATCAGAACTGCGCCATCGCCGAATCCCGGGGCCGCCCGGTCGGCCTGTTGCATGCCTATCCCATGCATGCCGATCCGGAAATCGATCCGGCCTCGGTCGATCCGGTGCTGCGCCCCTATGCGGAACTGGAAGAAGACGACAGCTATTACATCGCCGGCATCGCCCTGAAGGCCGATTATCGGCGGCGCGGCATGGGGACCAAGATGCTGCGCCTCGCCGAACTGCGCGCCATGACGCGGGGGCTCGCCAAGATGTCCCTGATCGCGTTCGAGGAAAACACGGATTCGGTCCGCCTTTACGAACGCCTGGGCTATCGCGTGAAGGACAGCCGCGACATCGTGCCGCATCCGCTGATCCAGCATGACGGGCGGGCGCTGCTGATGGTGAAAAACCTGGGCTGA
- a CDS encoding tetratricopeptide repeat protein, with product MFRAKSIRPIIAFLSAGTLAAGLTLAPAAAQAQSDQDRWQAAMDPADHAHMLGNLAEAEDHYLEALKLAERFDRTGGYLERAMAGLGGLYVSQERFAEAASLYRQALTIAEALYDTGHARHGVIAIYRTALAGAEAGNARQEAATRRAQEAAATGVKSPPPPRPIEPNAAPAPASPPAPVPAPIQSAAAPVPVPPPPVPSVPVLTHYRLAGAVVPPPPPAEVLAPIPAPPPPTAAAKLPPAVAAVEVSAPEAALSMAVSPPEPAVSAVRPAPNARSFVPLRGTPMSPSPAPSALPPAVEVADAAVPEAAMMAAAPPPDVPRALAAVRPPEAEGLPLRGTPPPITQSKAVAPEDIAAISAPPASDARTVSPVEAGTAPAQVRSWDARPVEIAGQPVDAGAIRALAADPAAPPEVMRRAVAEETPAQIAQRKALEERHPVLGVRLGAAKRNMGPIYPDTPRLADTEQAYVAELEALERSLGPDHPDVAAVLYKLARLYQRQSRYEPAGRTYERCLALREKILPKGHPDIIETLVNYARLLRASGFSDLAAEMRKRAEAQKAPAN from the coding sequence ATGTTCCGCGCAAAATCAATCCGACCGATCATTGCGTTTCTGTCCGCAGGGACCCTGGCGGCGGGCCTGACGCTTGCGCCGGCGGCGGCGCAGGCGCAAAGCGACCAGGATCGCTGGCAGGCCGCAATGGATCCGGCGGACCACGCCCATATGCTGGGCAATCTCGCCGAGGCCGAGGACCACTATCTGGAGGCCCTGAAACTGGCGGAACGGTTTGACCGCACGGGCGGCTACCTGGAACGCGCCATGGCGGGGCTGGGCGGGCTTTACGTTTCTCAGGAACGCTTCGCCGAGGCGGCGTCGCTGTATCGTCAGGCCCTGACCATCGCCGAGGCGTTGTATGACACGGGCCATGCCCGGCACGGCGTGATCGCGATTTACCGGACGGCCCTGGCCGGGGCGGAGGCGGGCAACGCCCGCCAGGAGGCCGCGACGCGCCGCGCCCAGGAAGCCGCCGCCACCGGGGTGAAGAGCCCGCCGCCCCCGCGCCCGATCGAGCCGAATGCGGCGCCAGCACCGGCCTCGCCCCCCGCGCCGGTTCCCGCCCCTATCCAGTCCGCGGCAGCCCCCGTGCCCGTTCCGCCGCCGCCCGTGCCGTCGGTGCCGGTGCTGACCCATTACCGGCTTGCCGGTGCGGTGGTGCCCCCGCCGCCCCCGGCCGAGGTCCTGGCGCCAATTCCAGCCCCGCCGCCCCCGACCGCCGCCGCCAAGCTGCCGCCGGCCGTCGCGGCGGTCGAAGTCAGCGCGCCCGAGGCGGCCTTGTCGATGGCCGTATCGCCGCCTGAACCGGCTGTTTCGGCCGTGCGGCCGGCGCCAAATGCGCGGAGCTTTGTGCCCCTGCGGGGAACGCCCATGTCACCGTCGCCGGCGCCGTCCGCGCTGCCGCCGGCGGTCGAGGTGGCTGACGCCGCCGTTCCAGAGGCTGCAATGATGGCCGCAGCGCCGCCGCCCGATGTCCCGCGGGCATTGGCCGCCGTCCGTCCGCCGGAAGCCGAGGGCCTGCCCCTGCGAGGTACGCCGCCACCCATCACCCAATCAAAGGCCGTCGCGCCGGAAGACATCGCGGCGATTTCCGCCCCGCCGGCAAGCGACGCGAGAACGGTGTCGCCGGTCGAGGCCGGGACCGCGCCCGCCCAGGTCCGGTCCTGGGACGCCCGGCCGGTCGAGATCGCGGGGCAGCCGGTTGATGCGGGGGCCATCCGCGCCCTTGCCGCCGATCCGGCGGCCCCGCCGGAGGTTATGCGCCGTGCCGTTGCGGAGGAAACGCCCGCGCAGATCGCCCAGCGCAAGGCCCTGGAGGAACGCCATCCCGTTCTCGGCGTGCGGTTGGGGGCGGCCAAGCGAAACATGGGGCCGATCTATCCGGACACACCGCGTCTGGCCGATACGGAACAGGCCTATGTGGCGGAGCTGGAGGCCTTGGAACGCTCGCTTGGGCCCGATCATCCCGACGTCGCCGCCGTGCTCTACAAGCTCGCGCGGCTGTATCAGCGGCAAAGCCGGTACGAGCCGGCGGGCAGGACCTATGAACGCTGCCTGGCCTTGCGTGAAAAGATCCTGCCCAAAGGCCATCCCGACATCATTGAAACCCTGGTGAACTATGCCCGTCTGCTGCGGGCCAGCGGATTTTCCGACCTGGCGGCGGAGATGCGCAAGCGCGCCGAGGCCCAGAAAGCCCCTGCGAACTGA